In the Candidatus Baltobacteraceae bacterium genome, one interval contains:
- a CDS encoding amidohydrolase family protein, producing MKLIDMHSHWGTKRGYVLRTPEQLEQQQHTWRSKPRYYTEEEQAQYFRQSGVRVILDFGFDKGLIGGEARQIHDYAFEYQRTYPDCVIGNWIHVDPKAGRPALDEFEYCLRAGAGFCGLAVSSAGSTAASDPAWEPFYQMCTDAGAPALIFVGTTGAGAGLPGGGGIRLDATHPRHLDEVAASHPDLTIIAARPAWPWQDEMIAIMLHKPNVWYELHGWSPKYHTPALKHEISRRLKDRVMFGADFPLFTYERLVLDWTKEGYAPEILEKIFYRNAERFFEIHSASTKGVKV from the coding sequence ATGAAGCTGATCGACATGCACTCGCACTGGGGTACGAAGCGCGGCTACGTTCTGCGCACGCCCGAGCAACTCGAACAGCAGCAACACACCTGGCGTTCGAAGCCGCGCTATTATACGGAAGAGGAACAGGCTCAGTACTTCCGTCAGAGCGGCGTCCGCGTTATCCTCGACTTCGGATTCGACAAGGGGCTGATCGGCGGGGAAGCGCGCCAGATCCATGACTATGCGTTCGAGTACCAGCGCACGTACCCGGACTGCGTGATCGGGAATTGGATTCATGTCGATCCCAAAGCCGGCAGGCCCGCGCTCGATGAGTTTGAGTATTGCTTGCGCGCCGGCGCCGGATTTTGCGGGCTCGCTGTTTCGAGCGCCGGCTCCACAGCCGCGAGCGATCCCGCCTGGGAGCCCTTCTATCAGATGTGCACCGACGCGGGAGCGCCCGCGCTAATCTTCGTCGGAACGACCGGTGCCGGAGCCGGCTTACCCGGCGGCGGCGGCATTCGCCTGGATGCAACGCATCCACGGCATCTCGACGAGGTCGCTGCTTCGCACCCCGATCTCACGATCATCGCTGCGCGACCAGCGTGGCCGTGGCAAGACGAGATGATCGCGATCATGCTGCACAAGCCGAATGTTTGGTACGAGCTGCATGGCTGGTCGCCGAAGTATCACACGCCCGCGCTCAAACACGAGATATCGCGCCGCCTCAAAGACCGCGTCATGTTCGGCGCCGACTTTCCGTTGTTCACCTACGAACGGCTGGTCCTGGATTGGACGAAGGAAGGTTACGCGCCCGAGATTCTCGAGAAAATTTTCTATCGCAACGCCGAGCGTTTCTTCGAAATTCACTCGGCGTCAACCAAAGGAGTCAAGGTATGA
- a CDS encoding AMP-binding protein has translation MQLLRERLTPAVIKQYETAGLWTQTTACEVLEENARRFPDRIALVDGRLRITYGEYWGAVQRLATKFVEMGITREDVVAIQLPNWTEFAIAVNAAMLVGIPFCQFHADFRAKEVEFILSFAEATCFVFAQEFRGFAYAPMVDEMRARLPRLKHLMMVGDNIPSGTFDLRAFLADRSQKIDDAALRPRRPKGNDLCRVAFTSGTTGDPKAVQHTYNTTICACYVCNRNQLLGEDGATLIFLPVGLNWGLMLIVEAILAGAKAVLMDRFDAGLMMQQIEREKITHFASAPAAVIAMLDHADLKKYDLTSLRAYVVGGASCPIEVILRAEREIPGRLLEMYGMLETGSQAQTLTGDDPERVVGLVGRQVPEVPLRILDENDQDVPVGTAGEIANIGPSVTPGYYNNASANERAFTKDNWFKTGDLGVLDSDGYLKIVGRKKEMIIRGGANIYPREIEEVLFKHPAIADCAVIGTPHPRTGEQVVACVVVRPGMTFGFEEMSAFLAPQIAKYKLPERLEQIEVLPRTPTGKVQKGRLRDLIESKATA, from the coding sequence ATGCAACTCCTGAGAGAACGACTGACCCCTGCCGTCATCAAGCAGTACGAGACGGCAGGGCTTTGGACCCAGACGACGGCTTGCGAAGTTCTCGAAGAGAACGCTCGCCGGTTTCCGGATCGTATTGCGCTCGTAGATGGCCGTTTGCGAATCACGTACGGCGAGTATTGGGGCGCAGTCCAGCGGCTCGCAACGAAATTCGTCGAGATGGGGATCACGCGCGAGGACGTCGTCGCGATTCAGCTTCCGAATTGGACCGAGTTTGCGATCGCCGTGAACGCTGCGATGCTGGTGGGGATTCCGTTCTGCCAGTTTCATGCCGACTTCCGAGCCAAGGAAGTCGAGTTCATCCTTTCGTTCGCAGAAGCAACGTGTTTCGTCTTCGCGCAGGAGTTCCGCGGCTTCGCATACGCTCCGATGGTCGACGAGATGCGCGCACGCTTGCCGCGGCTGAAGCATCTCATGATGGTCGGCGACAATATCCCGAGCGGAACATTCGATCTCCGTGCGTTCCTTGCCGATCGCTCGCAAAAGATCGATGATGCTGCGCTGCGTCCGCGACGTCCCAAGGGCAACGATCTCTGCCGTGTCGCGTTTACGTCGGGAACGACCGGCGATCCGAAGGCCGTGCAGCACACATATAACACGACGATCTGTGCGTGCTACGTCTGCAACCGCAATCAACTCCTGGGTGAGGACGGCGCGACGCTTATCTTCTTACCCGTCGGCCTTAACTGGGGGCTCATGCTGATCGTCGAAGCCATCCTTGCCGGCGCGAAGGCCGTTTTGATGGATCGTTTCGATGCGGGACTGATGATGCAACAGATCGAGCGCGAGAAGATCACCCACTTCGCGTCCGCACCGGCAGCGGTGATCGCGATGCTCGATCATGCCGATCTGAAGAAATACGATCTCACCTCGCTGCGCGCATATGTCGTCGGCGGCGCATCTTGCCCGATCGAAGTCATCCTGCGCGCCGAACGCGAAATTCCGGGACGGCTCCTAGAAATGTACGGGATGCTCGAAACCGGTTCGCAGGCGCAAACGCTTACGGGTGACGATCCCGAGCGCGTGGTCGGACTCGTCGGACGCCAAGTTCCCGAGGTACCGCTGCGCATCTTGGATGAGAACGATCAGGATGTTCCAGTCGGTACCGCCGGCGAGATTGCAAACATTGGTCCTTCGGTGACGCCGGGATATTACAACAACGCGTCGGCGAACGAGCGCGCCTTCACCAAGGATAATTGGTTCAAGACCGGAGACCTTGGCGTTCTCGATTCCGACGGTTACCTCAAGATCGTCGGCCGCAAGAAAGAGATGATCATTCGCGGCGGCGCCAACATCTATCCGCGCGAAATCGAAGAGGTGCTCTTCAAGCATCCCGCCATCGCTGATTGCGCCGTGATCGGGACGCCGCATCCGCGAACCGGCGAACAAGTCGTCGCGTGCGTCGTCGTTCGGCCTGGGATGACCTTCGGATTCGAAGAGATGAGCGCGTTTCTGGCTCCCCAAATTGCCAAATACAAGCTGCCCGAGCGTCTCGAGCAGATCGAAGTCCTACCACGTACTCCGACCGGTAAAGTCCAAAAGGGGCGCCTGCGCGATCTCATCGAGTCCAAGGCGACGGCATGA
- a CDS encoding SDR family oxidoreductase: MDLGLRGKAAIVCGSAQGIGFAIARELAQEGAQVTITSRKAENLANAAKKIKELTGADVLQIPGDWTKAADNERVVGDTVAARGRLDILVNNDGAPPLGDLMKFDDAAWLKAIERNFLSAVRMTRLCVPHMQKNAWGRIINITATSAKSPIPQYGLSVSTWAGLFGFAKTLSLEIAGDGITINTIMPGRINTERLEIVLRYEAERSGRDYQEMVAEDVKRIPVGHAGEPEDIAALAAFLCSTRAGYVTGTAIQADGGTIRSLL, encoded by the coding sequence GTGGACTTGGGACTTCGCGGCAAAGCCGCAATCGTGTGCGGTTCGGCACAAGGAATCGGATTTGCGATCGCACGCGAGCTTGCGCAAGAAGGCGCGCAAGTGACGATCACCTCGCGCAAAGCCGAAAATCTCGCGAATGCTGCAAAGAAGATCAAAGAGCTCACCGGCGCCGACGTCTTGCAAATTCCGGGTGATTGGACGAAGGCCGCCGACAACGAGCGCGTAGTCGGCGACACCGTAGCCGCGCGTGGACGTCTCGACATCCTCGTCAACAACGATGGTGCGCCGCCGCTCGGCGATCTAATGAAGTTTGATGACGCTGCTTGGCTGAAAGCTATCGAACGCAATTTTCTCTCCGCGGTTCGAATGACGCGGCTGTGCGTTCCGCACATGCAAAAAAACGCGTGGGGCCGCATCATCAACATAACGGCCACGTCCGCGAAGTCGCCGATCCCGCAATACGGGCTTTCCGTTTCGACTTGGGCGGGGCTCTTCGGTTTTGCGAAAACGCTGTCGCTCGAGATCGCCGGCGACGGCATCACGATCAATACGATTATGCCGGGACGCATCAACACCGAACGGCTCGAGATCGTGCTACGATACGAAGCCGAGCGTTCTGGTCGCGACTATCAAGAGATGGTCGCCGAAGACGTCAAGCGAATCCCGGTGGGCCACGCAGGTGAGCCGGAGGACATCGCGGCGCTGGCGGCCTTTTTGTGCTCGACCCGTGCCGGCTACGTCACGGGCACGGCGATTCAAGCCGACGGAGGGACGATCCGCAGCCTATTGTGA